GCCGACAACTCAGCATCTATCGTCTCACGCAAAAAACGTGCTCACCTTGTACATCCTAACCGTCAGAGGTCGTTTGTACAAGATTGAATCCAGACAAGCCCCCTCCCCCCGTGCCCCGATGCTACAATATCCCTGATCCATATCCCAGACGTTCGGAGCTGATCTCTATGAGGGCAATTCACCTTTCCTTCGGGGAACGGACCTTCTACCTGTGGGGGGAGGAACCCAAGGAAAAACCTCAATCCCCCGATCCAACCCTCCTTAAGCACCTCGCCCAGGGGGAGCTGTTTCAGCCCTCCAGGCGAATGACCGCCGTAAAACGGACACTATGGCTTCCCGCAAGAGGGGGAGTCCCTATCCCATCGTCGCCACTTCTGGGGGACGAGCCGGACCGACGAAAAAAGACCACTCTGGCTCCATTTTCCCTCTCCGTCCTGCCGCTGAAGGCCCAAGACCTCCAGGACCTTTTCCAACGGGAATCTCTGGAGGTTCCTCCGGGAACGGGGCTCATCCTGGGCCAATCCCTCCACTGGGGACTCAGGCTCTTTCGGCTGGTGGAAAACCTCATCGCCCAGGAAAGCTACCTTCCGTCGCTGGTCCAGCGTGACTCGACCTGGGAGGCGGTCTGGATCCCCGTCCTGTCGGAGGAAGGGGAGAGGGCCATGGAACACCTGGCGGAGAGCCTGCCCGGGGTGCTTCGTTCTATGGCCTCGGGAGAAAAGCCCCCGGAGATCCCGGCCATGGACCACACCAGAGAGATGGTCTCAACGATGCTGAACGGCCTGATCCGGCTTAGGCTCTCAAAAGGGCCGAAAAAAGCGCTGCCTAGCCTTCACGACGTATGGCTGGAGGCCCTTAGATCGCCGTCCCCGGAGGTTCGGTGGAAAGAGGAGAAAGACATCGTAGAGTTCGCCACAGCCCTTGACCGCTGGAGCCGTCCCGCCAGACTGCACAGCGAATCGGCCTTTCGCTTCTGTCTCCGCCTGGAAGAGCCGCCGTCGGAGGAAGATCGGTGGGAGGTTCGCTACCTGTTGCAGCCCAAGGCCGACCCGAGCACCCTCATTCCTCTGGAGGAGGTCTTTCAAGGCTCCGGCTCCATACCTAAAAAGCTGCTCCAGACTGTCTCCCAGGAATTCATTCTGACCGCCCTGGGACAGGGAGCCAGGCTGTCGCCTCACATGGCACAAAACCTGGAGAGAAAGGAGCTTCAGGGCTTCTCCCTCAACTCCTCCGAGGCGCTGCACTTTCTGAAAGAGGAGGCCTCCGCACTTCAGGCCTCCGGCTTCACCCTTCAGCTTCCCTCCTGGTGGATCAACCACAAGGGGCTGAAAAAAGTGGGGCTCACGGCCAAGGCGTCCAGCTCCTCGCCTAGCGACGGAGACCTGGGCCTGGAGAGCCTGCTGGACTTTCAGTACGTCCTCTCCCTGGGAGGAGAGGAGTTAACCCCGGAGGAAATGAGGATGCTGGCGGAGCTAAAAACCCCTCTGGTGCGGTTCAGAGGCCAGTGGATAGAGACCAGCCCGGAGCATATCAAAAAGGCCCTGGACTTCCTAAAAAAACAGGGCTCCCGTAAGGTTACGGCGTCGGAGATCCTGGCCTCCGCCCTTACCGACGGCGGCCTTCAGGTGGACGATCTTCCCCTGGAACGAGTCGCAGTGGAGGGATGGTTCGCCCAGGTTCTGGAAAACCTGAAAAGCAAAAATCTATCCCCGGAGACGCCCCCTCAGGAGTTTAAAGGCACCCTCAGACACTACCAGGAGGAGGGGTTCTCGTGGCTTTCCTACCTCCGTCGGTGGGGGCTAGGGGCCTGCTTGGCGGACGACATGGGACTGGGAAAGACCGTCCAGACCTTGGCCCATATCCAGAGGGAGAGGGAAAAAGGGGAGACCAAGCCAGCCCTCCTGATCTGCCCCACCTCGGTGGTGAACAACTGGCTGAAGGAGGCGGAGCGGTTCACCCCAGAGCTTCCGGTTTTAGTACACCACGGAACCGCCAGAAACCGGAAAAAAAGCTTCCAGACCGCCGCCCAAGGCCACGGCCTGGTGATCTCCACCTTCGGACTTCTCCAGAGGGATCTGGCCCTCTTTCAGGAGGTTCCCTGGAGCTCTATGATTCTGGACGAGGCCCAGAACATAAAAAACCCCGAGGCGAAACAGTCCAAAGCCGCCAGGAGCGTCGAGGCGAAACACCGAATCGCCCTGACCGGAACTCCGGTGGAGAACCGACCGATGGACCTGTGGAGCCTCATGGACTTCCTGAACCCCGGCCTTCTCGGCTCTCAGAGTTTCTTCAAAAAGGCCTTCAAGATGTCCCGAGAGACCCCCCAAGGGGAGACCGCCCTGGAGAAGCTGCGGAAGGTGACCGCTCCATTTTTGCTCCGGCGGCTCAAGACCGACAAGACCATCATAAAGGACCTGCCGGAAAAGATCGTGACGAAGGAATACTGTTCCCTGACCAAGGAACAGGCCTCCCTCTATCAATCGGTGCTGGACGACCTTCAGGATGGGCTCAAAAACGGCGACGCCGGTGGTCGCAACGGACTGGTCCTGGCTACTCTGACCAAGCTCAAGCAGATCTGCAACCACCCGGCCCACTTTCTGGGGGACAACTCCCCTCTGGAGAACCGCTCGGGCAAACTCCGCCGTCTGATCGATCTTCTGGAGGGATTTCAGGAAAATCAGGAACACTGCCTCATCTTCACCCAATATCGGGAGATGGGG
This window of the Dethiosulfovibrio salsuginis genome carries:
- a CDS encoding DEAD/DEAH box helicase; the protein is MRAIHLSFGERTFYLWGEEPKEKPQSPDPTLLKHLAQGELFQPSRRMTAVKRTLWLPARGGVPIPSSPLLGDEPDRRKKTTLAPFSLSVLPLKAQDLQDLFQRESLEVPPGTGLILGQSLHWGLRLFRLVENLIAQESYLPSLVQRDSTWEAVWIPVLSEEGERAMEHLAESLPGVLRSMASGEKPPEIPAMDHTREMVSTMLNGLIRLRLSKGPKKALPSLHDVWLEALRSPSPEVRWKEEKDIVEFATALDRWSRPARLHSESAFRFCLRLEEPPSEEDRWEVRYLLQPKADPSTLIPLEEVFQGSGSIPKKLLQTVSQEFILTALGQGARLSPHMAQNLERKELQGFSLNSSEALHFLKEEASALQASGFTLQLPSWWINHKGLKKVGLTAKASSSSPSDGDLGLESLLDFQYVLSLGGEELTPEEMRMLAELKTPLVRFRGQWIETSPEHIKKALDFLKKQGSRKVTASEILASALTDGGLQVDDLPLERVAVEGWFAQVLENLKSKNLSPETPPQEFKGTLRHYQEEGFSWLSYLRRWGLGACLADDMGLGKTVQTLAHIQREREKGETKPALLICPTSVVNNWLKEAERFTPELPVLVHHGTARNRKKSFQTAAQGHGLVISTFGLLQRDLALFQEVPWSSMILDEAQNIKNPEAKQSKAARSVEAKHRIALTGTPVENRPMDLWSLMDFLNPGLLGSQSFFKKAFKMSRETPQGETALEKLRKVTAPFLLRRLKTDKTIIKDLPEKIVTKEYCSLTKEQASLYQSVLDDLQDGLKNGDAGGRNGLVLATLTKLKQICNHPAHFLGDNSPLENRSGKLRRLIDLLEGFQENQEHCLIFTQYREMGEMLQGWLRRYFAQEVFLLHGGIPRKKRDEMVEAFQSSPNAPKIFVLSLKAGGTGITLTRANHVVHFDRWWNPAVENQATDRAFRIGQEKNVQVHTFIVPGTLEERIDTMLENKKDLAEKIVGGDNVWIGNLSDRELQDLLRLDREALEV